One part of the Homo sapiens chromosome 19, GRCh38.p14 Primary Assembly genome encodes these proteins:
- the LOC124900418 gene encoding collagen alpha-1(I) chain-like isoform X1, whose product MRGGKRSLQDLRPAQGGARLGDRVAETRLRTPFGRLREKRGPPSGGKAGLGSPQAMAPPTGSPGRRRDPPMILPWPPHNLGRCGAAQRGLWGDSHCAGTGQDSRSPSCRPSPTLRPRGPRAELLQGNSGPRPRSRSGQARVPPQPDPAGSTSSSSGLGTSGPAHSAFPASGCPGVLPWACSRRRGAATGIRGEEGLREQQRPQTPKNKETARN is encoded by the coding sequence ATGCGGGGAGGGAAACGTTCATTACAAGATTTACGGCCAGCCCAAGGGGGAGCGAGGCTGGGGGACCGGGTCGCGGAGACCCGGCTTCGCACACCTTTTGGAAGACTCAGGGAGAAGCGGGGGCCGCCTTCGGGGGGAAAGGCGGGACTGGGGAGCCCACAGGCCATGGCTCCTCCCACAGGATCCCCAGGCCGGAGGCGGGATCCCCCCATGATCCTCCCGTGGCCCCCGCACAATCTGGGGAGATGCGGAGCTGCCCAGAGAGGGCTCTGGGGCGACAGTCACTGCGCAGGGACAGGACAGGACTCCCGGAGTCCCAGCTGCCGGCCCAGCCCCACCCTGCGGCCGAGAGGACCGAGGGCCGAGCTGCTCCAGGGGAACTCGGGTCCCAGACCCCGGAGTCGCAGCGGACAGGCCCGGGTCCCGCCACAGCCAGATCCGGCTGGTTCCACCAGCTCCTCCTCCGGTCTCGGGACGTCCGGCCCCGCACACTCAGCATTTCCGGCTTCCGGGTGTCCCGGCGTCCTCCCCTGGGCCTGCTCACGTCGCAGAGGGGCGGCGACGGGGATTAGAGGGGAGGAGGGCCTGCGCGAGCAGCAAAGACCccaaaccccaaaaaacaaagaaaccgcCAGAAACTGA
- the LOC124900418 gene encoding uncharacterized protein LOC124900418 isoform X2, which translates to MWIAVETLALENAGRETFITRFTASPRGSEAGGPGRGDPASHTFWKTQGEAGAAFGGKGGTGEPTGHGSSHRIPRPEAGSPHDPPVAPAQSGEMRSCPERALGRQSLRRDRTGLPESQLPAQPHPAAERTEGRAAPGELGSQTPESQRTGPGPATARSGWFHQLLLRSRDVRPRTLSISGFRVSRRPPLGLLTSQRGGDGD; encoded by the coding sequence ATGTGGATTGCAGTGGAGACGCTGGCGTTAGAGAATGCGGGGAGGGAAACGTTCATTACAAGATTTACGGCCAGCCCAAGGGGGAGCGAGGCTGGGGGACCGGGTCGCGGAGACCCGGCTTCGCACACCTTTTGGAAGACTCAGGGAGAAGCGGGGGCCGCCTTCGGGGGGAAAGGCGGGACTGGGGAGCCCACAGGCCATGGCTCCTCCCACAGGATCCCCAGGCCGGAGGCGGGATCCCCCCATGATCCTCCCGTGGCCCCCGCACAATCTGGGGAGATGCGGAGCTGCCCAGAGAGGGCTCTGGGGCGACAGTCACTGCGCAGGGACAGGACAGGACTCCCGGAGTCCCAGCTGCCGGCCCAGCCCCACCCTGCGGCCGAGAGGACCGAGGGCCGAGCTGCTCCAGGGGAACTCGGGTCCCAGACCCCGGAGTCGCAGCGGACAGGCCCGGGTCCCGCCACAGCCAGATCCGGCTGGTTCCACCAGCTCCTCCTCCGGTCTCGGGACGTCCGGCCCCGCACACTCAGCATTTCCGGCTTCCGGGTGTCCCGGCGTCCTCCCCTGGGCCTGCTCACGTCGCAGAGGGGCGGCGACGGGGATTAG